The Tolypothrix sp. NIES-4075 genomic interval GAAGAAGTTTCGGCAAAAACATCAAGATCCTTAAGCGAGATACATGATCTATTGGGGACTGACGAGCCAACGCTTGTAAGCACACCCCAACCTGAGGTAGCTCATAAGCGCAAAGTCGCTAGAAGCAACTCCAACGTATCTTAAGTAAATTCACTCATTCTTAATTTCTTCAATCATAAGCACCAGCCAACTATTGTTGGTACTTGATTGCTTGACTATTGACACCTAAGAAAAGCAAGTTACAAACTGCGTATACTACCTAAATTAAAATTTATGCGGGACACCGTTGCCATACTATTATTCTACTCTAAAAGGGTATTACTTGGCAGCGCCTTCATAGATAGCAATAAAAGCGGGAATGTTGAGCGTTAACTATTGACGCTAGCATTCATTTTATAGGTGATGATTATTACCGAAGTACGGCTTGCTGCCATAAAGTATCAACTGTCACAAACTGATAGCCTTGTTGTAGCAATTGAGGAATCAGGCTTTCTGCTGTAGCGGCAACATCTTGTCCGCCGCAAGCACCATCATGCAAAACAATCAGTGAGCCGTTTTGTACTTGCTGGAGAACTCGCTGCACTACAGTAGTGACACCTGGTCTTACCCAATCTTCTGGTACAACGCTCCACATAACTGCCCGGTAATTCCACTGGCGTAATAATTTTAAAGTTTCTGGTGTAAACAACCCGTTTGGGGGTCGGACATCACGTACTTGTGACGGTTGCAAATTGCAAGCATTATGAATTGCAGCTTGGGTTTTTTCTAAGCTTTGCTGAAGTTCAGTTGAGGAAAGCATGGGAAAATTGCGATGATCGTAGCTATGCAATCCGATCCAGTGACCGCGATCGCATATTGTTTTGGCGATCACCGGATTTCGATTCACGCAAACACCCAACCAAAAAAAACTAGCTTTAATATTATAGCGGTCTAAAACGGCTAAAAGTTCTGGAGTGTATTGCGGATGGGGACCATCATCAAACGTGAGTGCGATCGTTTTAGAATTTGGATCTCCACACCAAAGACACTTAGGAAACGTTGGTTTGAGAATTCGGTAAACAAGCGGATATAGAGAAGCGAATTGCATCTTGATTCTTTTGAAGAGTTTTAAGTATGGCAATTACTAACATCTTCTGACCCAACTGTAACAAAATTTGTAACGGCAGCATCATTTTTGCCTCTATCCGTTTAGATTGGTGACACATATTCGGGAAATCCTTGATTTTAAGGGCAATGTTGCTCAAAGATATACGAGATTATCAAATTTTATTTCTTTCATTATTCCTAATTTTGGGAATTGGTACAAGAGACTGGACGCTCCGACCAGAGTTGATTGCAGTGGCGATCGCAACGTGTATATCAACGCAATGGCTTTTGTCAAAAGTCAAAGAAAAGATCGAGACAGTGAAAGACAAAGTAATTTTTCTTTCCCCCCATCCCCCGCTCTCCCCCTCTTTCCATCCTCTTGCTTTCCGCAGTCCTCTAATTACTGCGTTAGGACTTAGCTTGCTTTTGCGGGCTGATGATTGGACGACGATGACTTTAGCTGGATTTGTGGCGATCGCTAGTAAATTTGTCTTCAAAGTCGGCGATAAACATTTCTTCAATCCCGCTAACGCTGGTATCATTTGTGCCTTATTACTAACCTCCGATGCCTGGGTTTCACCGGGACAATGGGGTGATGATTGGTGGTATGGACTGTTATTTGCTGGCACAGGTGGCATGATTCTCAAGCGAGTCGGACGCTGGGATACAACAGCCGCTTTTTTGCTTACATACGCTTTTATGGAAGCAATTCGCAATCTTTGGCTGGGCTGGACTTGGGATGTTTACTGGCATAGATTGATGAGTGGATCGTTGCTGCTATTTGCCCTGTTTATGGTAACAGACCCCCGTTCAATTCCCAATGCCCGAATTGCGCGTGTAGTTTGGGCAATGTGCATCGCCATATTAACTTTTATTCTGCGGAATTATTTCTTTGTCTCGACCGCAGTTTTTTGGGCACTTTTTGCCCTTGCTCCTTTGACCATGCTTCTAGATACCCTTTGGAAAGCACCGCGATTTTCTTGGGGAATGGAGAATGGGGAATAGGGAATGGGGAATGGGTAGTGGTTATTGGTTAGTTGTTAGTAGTATTTTCCAACCATTAACTATCAACCATGAACTATCAACTATCAACCATCAACGATCAACTATCAGCCAACAACTATCAACTAATAAAAATGAAGCCTTTTAAATTTTTAATTTCTTTATTACTAACATTTGTCGCTGTGTTTTGCTTTACACCGACGGCTTGGGCATTCTGTGGATTTTATGTTGCCAAAGCTGATACAAAGCTGTATAACAAAGCTTCTCAGGTGGCGATCGCCCGATCGGGCGATCGCACTGTTCTAACGATGGCAAATGACTTTCAAGGCGAAGTAAAAGATTTTGCAATAGTCGTGCCTGTACCGACAGTATTACAAAAAGAGCAAGTGCGCGTTGCCCAACCAAAAATTATTGAGCGTTTAGATGCTTTTAGCGCTCCACGATTGGTAGAATATTTCGACTCAGACCCGTGTACACCAGTTTACGAAGAAAGAGGAGGGGTTTTACCCGCACCAATGGCAGCATCAAGAAATCGGGTAGGAAATGCCAGAAGTGCTGACAATTTAGGTGTTACTGTAGAAGCGCGTTTCAATGTTGGCGAATATGACATTGTAATCCTTAGTGCCAAAGAATCTGGCGGATTGGAAACTTGGCTGAACCGCAACGGTTATAAAATTCCTAGAGGAGCAAAACAGCTACTTCAGCCCTACATTCGTTCCTCAATGAAATTCTTTGTCGCTAAAGTCAACCTGAATAAATTTGAGGCATCTGGCTATCAGTTTCTGCGTCCTTTGCAAATTTCTTATTTTTCACCTAAATTCATGCTGCCAATTCGTTTGGGCATGATTAACGCCACAACCGAACAAGATTTGATTGTCTATATTTTATCGCCCAAAGGACAGGCAGAAATCACCAATTACCGCACAGTGAAAGTTCCTTCAGGTGACAATATTCCTCTGTTTGTCAAAGATGAATTTAGCGACTTTTATAAATCCATGTTTCAAACTTCTTACATCAAAGAAGATAGAAAAGTGGCATTTTTAGAATATGCTTGGGATATGAGTAGCTGCGATCCTTGTTCTGCCGAACCTCTCAGCCAAGAGGAACTCAAGCAAGCAGGCGTATTTTGGCTAGATAATGATTTTGGGGTAAACGCACCTACACCCCGTCGCTTTCGTCCACCAAGCCCTTCTAGTAGCGTTTTCATTACTCGTCTGCATGTCCGCTACACCCGCGACAAATTCCCCGAAGACTTGATGTTTCACCAAACCTCTAACAGCGAATCTTTCCAAGGGCGTTACGTTTTGCAACATCCGTTTACAGGTAAAGTTACATGTTCTGCGGGAAGAGAATATAAGCGGTCTTTGGGCAAGCGTTTTGAACAAGAAGCGCAAACTCTTGCTAAATTAACTAATTGGAATATTCAAGACATTCGCCAAAAAATGAAGCTTGTCGGTCAGGTAAGTAGTTCTTGGTGGCAAAATCTTTTCTCTTGGTTAGGGTTACGGTAGGGGGAACAGTTACACCGCTTAGTTACCGAAAGATGAGGAGACGAATCCGGTTTATAAATAGGACTTACGCATTTTGACGAAAAACTGTCATTTTGAACAAAGCGCAAGCGTAGTGTTTGCGAAGCGTCTCCGACAAAAGAAGAATCTCTGAGATACTTGGCTACACTTCGTTTCAGTTAGTATGACAAAAACATTTTGTGTAAGTCCTGTTTATTTATGATTGTGCGATCTCGCCGAGCGACTAAAAGAGCGAGTATCGCTCCTTTTATCCTCGTCTCGCTACTTTCTCTCCCGCGCATACCTGGGACGACAGGGATTTCCCCAACAAACTTGCCCTGCGGGTATGTCACTTAAAACACTGCTACGAGCGCCGATTACTGCGTTAGCGCCAATTGTCACTCCTGGGGCTACAAAACAATCTGTTGTTACCCATGCGCCATTACCAATGGTGATAATTGCTGTTTTCAGTCCAAAGGTTGGATCTTTGATGTCATGAGTACCAGTACATAGATAACTTTTCTGGGAAATTACGCAGTGTGAGCCGATGTGAATCTCATCAAGACTGTATAAAACGACATCATCCCCAATCCAGCTATAGTCGCCAATGGTGACTTTCCAGGGGTAAGTAAAGCGGGCAGTAGGGCGAATTAATACACCTTTGCCGACTTTTGCGCCAAACAGCCGGAGTATAGCGCAACGGAGATTACTGAGGGGCTGAGGAGTCAGTGGAAAGGCGATCGCTTGTACAAACCACCAAAATAAAATATACCAACCCGGACGACCCCGATCAAACCAGGATTGGTCATACTTGCGTAAATCTACAAAAGGTTCTGCATTAACTAGCGACGGTTGTTTACTCACATGCAACTGGGACATCAAATTTTGAATTGGGAATTGGGAATTGGGAATTGGGAATTGGGAATTGGGAATTGGGAATTGGGAATTGGGAATTGGGAATTGGGAATTGGGAATTGGGAATGAGAAAAGTCCATTACCCATTACCCATTCCCCCTTACCCATTACCCATTACCCATTACCCATTCCCAATCTTTTAAGTTGCCGTTTGTCCAATTTCTTGCGTGAGGGATGGTGGTGCCGATTTGGGGGTGCTGGTAGTATTTAGTTGTCCACCACAACTGCGTAATTCGTAAAGTTTCACTCCAATTTGGTATTCATATTGACTCAGCAAGCGGGCGTAGGTATATCCAGCTTTGCCATCCAAAAAGCCGCGCTGAATAATGTAGAACAAAATAAATCGCAAAAATGGTTTAAATGGCAGACGCACCCAAACTTTTTTCAAAAAGCGCTTGCGTTGCACTGCATCACCAAATAAATTTGCACCAATAGTGCCGCTGTCGTCTTTACCTGTGAGAATATTCAAATAAACACGCGCTTCCCAGTTGGAATAGCGATTATGTCTTTCTAACCAGTGGAACAAGTCGCGGAAGTCTTCATGAAGCATATCGTTTTTCAGATAACCGACTTTCCCCGGTAAAATGACGTGTTCGTGAACTTCGTTGTCACCAGTGTTGGGAATATCCTCAGTGTTGAGATTTTCGTAGCGACCTTTGGCGTGCTTAAATAAACGCAGGTTCCAATCAGGATATTTACCACCGTGGCGAATCCATTTCCCTAAGAAAAATACGCGGCGGTTGAGGTAATAACCATCGTGTTCATCATTTTGAATAGCTTCAGCAATTTCTGACCATAGTTCCGGGGTGATGCGCTCATCACAATCGACAATTAGCACCCATTCATTACGGAAAGGTAGATTTTCTAAAGACCAATTTTTCTTTTTGGGCCAGCGTCCATTAAAGTGAAACTGTACGAGGTTTGCACCGTAACTTTTTATAATTTCCTCGCTTTTGTCGGTACTTTGAGAGTCTACAACAAACACTTCATCGGCAACAGCGACGCTAGCGAGGCAAGCTGGTAAATTTACTTGTTCGTTTTTTGCAGGAATTAATACGGAAACTGGTATTTTTGATGACATGCTAAGTAATTAATTTTATTTGTTATTTGATGACGAGAAGAGACCCTGAATCGCGGCATTTAAGTAACCAATCTGACCGTAGGCATACACAAGTTTGTCAAAACGTTCTGCTGGGTCGCTTAAATGTTGCAATGATTTATACAAGCCGCGTAAAAACCTTTCGCTACCGCGCTGCAATTGACCGATACCGGCTTTACCGGCAAGTTGTTCTCGATAGCACTCACTGATACCTTGCCACCAGCCTCGGTTTAAAAACCAGGAGCGGTTGAGGCGTTCTGGGGCGACATTGTGAGCAACTAGAGCATCCGGAAGATAAGCAACTTGCCAACCGCGTTGAAGGGCAAGTTCTGTCATTTGCAGTTCTTCATTAGATAATAAGTTTTTACCTACTCGACCGAGATTAGGGTCAAAACCGCCAATTTCGTTGAGAAAGCTCCGGCGGATCGAGTAATTTAAGCCTCTGGGGGTTAAACCGGGCTGCTCGATGTAAACGATGCTGTCCCCTAAGTCGTATGCTCCCAAATTGGCAGCTAGTCCGGGAGATAGCCAGCGTGGTTGTTGGATTCCTTGAGGCCATAATAAAGTGACTTTGCCACCAGCGATCGCGATCTTAGAGTTATTTTCATAGGCAGAATATAATATTTGCAACCAGCGCGAGCTTGCAACCGCATCGTCATCCAAATAAGCGAGAATTTCCCCCCTAGATTCTTTTGCACCAGTGTTGCGAGCGACAGATAAACCAAGAATCGGTTCAAAGACGTACTTCAGGCGCGGATCGGATAACCTTTGTTCTACAACTTCGGATGTGCGATCGCTTGAATTATTATCGACTACCACCACCTCAAAGCTAGCGGCAAACTCTTGCGCCAAAAGGCTATCTATGGCAGCACCTAAATAGTTATCTCGATTGTGAGTACAGATAATGGCGGAGATTTGCGGATCTGGCATAAAGTTGATTTTGGATTTGTCAATAGTCTTGAGTCACGCATTTAAGAGTCACGCATTCAAGAGTGATTTTTCCTGTTCCTAAGTCGTCCCCGTGTCTCCTTACCGCTAAATCTATACCAAAAATTCCTGACTCACCAACCGAGTTTTTTCGGAAATAATCGTTAAAAGTTCATGCTTGTTGAATATGACTGTGTAAAACTACCAGAGTTTCCGCCAGTTGACTAAGCCTAGTTTCTAGATATTGCTTGCGTCCTAGTAGTTGGCGTAACTTTTGGTAACGAGCGATCGCCATACTGACAATCGGTACTTGATCGGGTGGACAGGGACGCGACCACACTTGACCAGAGGAATCTAAACCGCAAAGTCGATAGCCTGTACGTGCTGATTGATACGATACGTTTTCTTGAGCCGCGCAAATTTCTTCTACATAATCCATCAGGCGATCGACTTCCGCATGGCGCAGGGTTGCGGTTCCCCCAGGTTCGGTTTCTCGTGCCTGAGACTCCAACCAGCCATTGACAATCGGACCTTCTATATAAACATCTTGAATTTGTTTGACAATATTTTGCAATTCTTTTTGCCAAAGCGAAACGCTTTCCTGAATTTCTTGCAACAAATTCAGTGCTAATGCTGGATTAGCTGCGTTGCGATGGCTTGTGAAACTGGGAGTTTTGAACTTGGGTAGTGCCGGCGATCTGCCATCGCTGTCTTGTGTAGGAAAGGTTTGCACAGAGTTATTCTGATAAGAATGACTCTCAAATTCTGTACCAAACTCAGGTGCGTCTGCTTCGCGAAGATCTTCTTTTGATGAAACAGCATCTGCTTTAGCTTCGCTATTTCCAACGCTGATCCGAAAAGAGAAAGACTGCTTTGTAGAACTAGCTTCGGCAAAGGCAGTGCCGTTAGTTCCCAAATCGTGTAGAGTTGCCTCAATGCGTTTTAAGCCTGCTTTCATAAAAAATTACCTAACTTATCCTGTACCCAATGGTGTTCAATGATTGAGAAGTGTCTCAACGGGAAGGAGAAGGGAAAAGGGGAAAGGGGAGGCAGTGCGGTGAGACCAGCCCCCGACGGGCGCGGTAAGCGAGCGATCGATGGGGGACTGGCTCTAGAGTTGGGTCTTGGAGGCTTCTCCAGTTTTTACCGGAATGCCCAAAAGCCCCTGATCGATGGGGGACTGGCTCTAGAGTTGGGTCTTGGGGTTCACCTACGTGGAGCATCTGCCTATGATTGGGTAAGAAAAACTTCTTTTCTTCCTTTACCCTTTACGCTTTAACATGAGTTTCCTCCGAGCTTGCCTTTACCCTGTATGCTTTAACATGAGTCCCCTCCTCAAATTATTCCTTTCCCCTTTTCCTCTTGATGCTGGTGCTAATTTTATCTCTTAAAAGTTATTTAGTACCAAAAATCCCACTTTGGTAGTGAAAAAATTCAAAGTAAGAAATTGCCACCCTAATTAATTAAAGATACTAAGGAAAAAGCTTTGGGTAAAGTCATCCTCGTGACCGGACCTGCACGATCTGGTAAAAGTGAATGGGCAGAAATTCTCGCAATGCAGTCAGGCAAAGCAGTTGTTTACGTAGCCACTGCCACGCAAAATTCAGCGGACGCAGAGTGGAATCAACGCATTGAACAACACCAAAAACGCCGTCTTGAAGACTGGGTAACACTGGAAGTACCGATAGAATTATCTGCTACTCTTGCGGATGCTCAACCAAATATCTGTCTGTTGGTAGATTCTTTGGGAACTTGGGTAGCTAATCTACTCTCTCAGGAGGATGCAATCTGGGAAAACACGGTTGCAGAATTGTTAGAAACGGTGGATTTGGTTGCGGCTGATATGATATTTGTGGCGGAAGAAACAGGTTGGGGTGTAGTCCCGGCTTATCCGGTTGGGAGAAATTTTCGCGATCGCCTCGGTTCTTTAATCCGCCAGTTGGGTACGGTTTGCGAAGCTGTTTATTTAGTCACAGGTGGTCATGCTCTTAATCTGTGCCTTCTTGGTACCCCGTTACCACCAAAGTCTTAATTGAATCCTCAGTGTTACTTACCCTCAGGTAACAT includes:
- a CDS encoding polysaccharide deacetylase family protein, with protein sequence MQFASLYPLVYRILKPTFPKCLWCGDPNSKTIALTFDDGPHPQYTPELLAVLDRYNIKASFFWLGVCVNRNPVIAKTICDRGHWIGLHSYDHRNFPMLSSTELQQSLEKTQAAIHNACNLQPSQVRDVRPPNGLFTPETLKLLRQWNYRAVMWSVVPEDWVRPGVTTVVQRVLQQVQNGSLIVLHDGACGGQDVAATAESLIPQLLQQGYQFVTVDTLWQQAVLR
- a CDS encoding glycosyltransferase family 2 protein, with the protein product MSSKIPVSVLIPAKNEQVNLPACLASVAVADEVFVVDSQSTDKSEEIIKSYGANLVQFHFNGRWPKKKNWSLENLPFRNEWVLIVDCDERITPELWSEIAEAIQNDEHDGYYLNRRVFFLGKWIRHGGKYPDWNLRLFKHAKGRYENLNTEDIPNTGDNEVHEHVILPGKVGYLKNDMLHEDFRDLFHWLERHNRYSNWEARVYLNILTGKDDSGTIGANLFGDAVQRKRFLKKVWVRLPFKPFLRFILFYIIQRGFLDGKAGYTYARLLSQYEYQIGVKLYELRSCGGQLNTTSTPKSAPPSLTQEIGQTAT
- a CDS encoding RnfABCDGE type electron transport complex subunit D, coding for MLLKDIRDYQILFLSLFLILGIGTRDWTLRPELIAVAIATCISTQWLLSKVKEKIETVKDKVIFLSPHPPLSPSFHPLAFRSPLITALGLSLLLRADDWTTMTLAGFVAIASKFVFKVGDKHFFNPANAGIICALLLTSDAWVSPGQWGDDWWYGLLFAGTGGMILKRVGRWDTTAAFLLTYAFMEAIRNLWLGWTWDVYWHRLMSGSLLLFALFMVTDPRSIPNARIARVVWAMCIAILTFILRNYFFVSTAVFWALFALAPLTMLLDTLWKAPRFSWGMENGE
- the hpsU gene encoding hormogonium polysaccharide biosynthesis acetyltransferase HpsU, with the translated sequence MSQLHVSKQPSLVNAEPFVDLRKYDQSWFDRGRPGWYILFWWFVQAIAFPLTPQPLSNLRCAILRLFGAKVGKGVLIRPTARFTYPWKVTIGDYSWIGDDVVLYSLDEIHIGSHCVISQKSYLCTGTHDIKDPTFGLKTAIITIGNGAWVTTDCFVAPGVTIGANAVIGARSSVLSDIPAGQVCWGNPCRPRYARERK
- a CDS encoding glycosyltransferase, translated to MPDPQISAIICTHNRDNYLGAAIDSLLAQEFAASFEVVVVDNNSSDRTSEVVEQRLSDPRLKYVFEPILGLSVARNTGAKESRGEILAYLDDDAVASSRWLQILYSAYENNSKIAIAGGKVTLLWPQGIQQPRWLSPGLAANLGAYDLGDSIVYIEQPGLTPRGLNYSIRRSFLNEIGGFDPNLGRVGKNLLSNEELQMTELALQRGWQVAYLPDALVAHNVAPERLNRSWFLNRGWWQGISECYREQLAGKAGIGQLQRGSERFLRGLYKSLQHLSDPAERFDKLVYAYGQIGYLNAAIQGLFSSSNNK
- a CDS encoding DUF2330 domain-containing protein encodes the protein MKPFKFLISLLLTFVAVFCFTPTAWAFCGFYVAKADTKLYNKASQVAIARSGDRTVLTMANDFQGEVKDFAIVVPVPTVLQKEQVRVAQPKIIERLDAFSAPRLVEYFDSDPCTPVYEERGGVLPAPMAASRNRVGNARSADNLGVTVEARFNVGEYDIVILSAKESGGLETWLNRNGYKIPRGAKQLLQPYIRSSMKFFVAKVNLNKFEASGYQFLRPLQISYFSPKFMLPIRLGMINATTEQDLIVYILSPKGQAEITNYRTVKVPSGDNIPLFVKDEFSDFYKSMFQTSYIKEDRKVAFLEYAWDMSSCDPCSAEPLSQEELKQAGVFWLDNDFGVNAPTPRRFRPPSPSSSVFITRLHVRYTRDKFPEDLMFHQTSNSESFQGRYVLQHPFTGKVTCSAGREYKRSLGKRFEQEAQTLAKLTNWNIQDIRQKMKLVGQVSSSWWQNLFSWLGLR
- the cobU gene encoding bifunctional adenosylcobinamide kinase/adenosylcobinamide-phosphate guanylyltransferase, which encodes MGKVILVTGPARSGKSEWAEILAMQSGKAVVYVATATQNSADAEWNQRIEQHQKRRLEDWVTLEVPIELSATLADAQPNICLLVDSLGTWVANLLSQEDAIWENTVAELLETVDLVAADMIFVAEETGWGVVPAYPVGRNFRDRLGSLIRQLGTVCEAVYLVTGGHALNLCLLGTPLPPKS